The following nucleotide sequence is from Euleptes europaea isolate rEulEur1 chromosome 3, rEulEur1.hap1, whole genome shotgun sequence.
ACTGccaaaaacagctttaaaaggtgATTAGACTGATTTACagaggagaggtctgtcagtggctactagccatggtgactaaagggaacctccatgttcagaggcagtcaacctctaaatcccagtgccaggaggcagcatcaagagaaggcctcaacctctctgccctgttgttggccctccaggggaaccggctggccactgtgtgagacaggatgctgaattaGACCGACccccgctggtctgatccagcagggctcttctgatgttcttatgtttccgTGCCTTTAAACATCACCTTGATCTGCACAAATCAGCATGTGAACCTGTTGGCCTCGTGAACTGTGCACGCAGCCTCACGGCTCAGCTTGTGCTCTGGTGGATTAAGAAAAGAGGTCCGAGTGAATTAACCCTGGGCCTGTTTCACAGAAGCCACGCAGCTGGGTCTGCTTCGGGGCTCCCCGAGCGCCAGAGGGCAAAGAAGCTAAGATCGGCCTCTGAGAGTTTAGCAGGTGTTTGCATAAAAAGATTTCCTCCCAGCTCGTTCCTGGAACCAGACTAGCCCCTTTCCTTTACCTCTGCAggtgaaaaagaaaagagggggatcCCTCATCAGATTCGATTTCCTTGACTGGGCAGACACCACAGCTTGGAACGATGGAGAGCAAGACCTTGATGAAGCACAAGAGGGCTTAGGGAGAGCGTCCTTCCTTTCAGCCCTAGGTGAGGAGACCCTGATCTCAAGCAGAGAACTATAGGATTATAGGCACCCGGAACCCACCCCTCCGCTGCATGCCTGCAAAATGCTCATCACAACGAGAGACTAGCTGCTCTCCCTGCCACAAAGGACCCCACCCCAGGGGATGGGGTAGGCTTCTGCCTCGCTGGAGCCATGGCTCCAGGGGCAGGACATCACTCTTCCCAATCAGACTGGAAGGCGACCTATGGGGAAAGGGATCCACGAGGGGTACGTGCAGGCCTGCCTCTGGGGATCTGGCCCTTTCGAAATCCAGCCTGACTTACCCTgagtagcgcccccccccccattacacaCATTGCTTCATCCTGGTTCAGAGCATGCTCTAAGAGGCAGCGCAGCTAGATGTAAAGACAACGTCTCACTGGGACCTTTGCCCTACGGGAAGACCAAAAGCCTCCATTTCATACCCTGTCCATCCAAGACCtgatggctagcctgatctcatcagatctcagaagctaagcagggttggccctggttaggacttggatgggagacccccaaggaatactagggtcattacgcagaggcaggcaatggcaaaccacctctgttccatctctgccctgacctgaatgcccCTGGCTAGCCCCAACTCGGAAGCCAAggaggatcagccctggttagtacttggaggggagaccatcaaggaagtccagggttgctaggcagaggcaggcaagggcaaaccacctctgaatgtctcttgccttgaaaaccctacggggtcaccataagctggttgcaacttgacagcactttacatgcacacacatacacacacaattatgtAGCCCTGTCCTAaatagcctgatctagtcagatcttggaagctaagcagggccagccctagttagtacttggatgggagaccaccaaggaagtccagggtctgtacgcagaggctggcaatggcaagccacctctgtttgtctctgtccTGACtgggatggcctaggctagcctaatctcatcaggtctcagaagctaagcagggttggccctggttagtacttggatgggagaccaccaagtaagataagaggcaagcaatggcaaaccatctctgttggtCCCTTGACTTGAAAACCATTTGCCGATTCTAAACCTTGATAGGAGTAAGAAAGCCCTTCCAAGTCTGAGAAACCCACGACCCACCCTTTTGAAATTCTCACCTGTAAACTAAGGTGTCGTCGGAGGAACTGTTGTACTGGATCTGGTACATCCGAATGCCAGGGACGTGCCACTGAGGGTACCAGCGGATCAGCACCGAGGAGGACGACACCTCCGAGGCCACCACTCCCTTGTCCTGAGAGGCCCCCGTCTCGTTGGCACTGGAAGGGAGGAGAGCCTTGGCCGACGTGAGGATGTCGGAGGGCCCTGCAGCTGCAGgtactttgggggcagagccgttGGAGAGGTGAGGTAAGGGGTTGACAAACAGCTCGATAGAGGTGGTGGCATCCCCTGCCGCGTTGGAGGCGATACACGTGAAGACCCCGGTGTCCTGGATGGTGGCAATAAGGATCTCCAGGGTGCCGTTGTCATAGAAGATGGTCCGGGAAGTGTTGGCCACAACTTTGCCTTCTGGAGACACCCAGTGGATGGACGGCTCAGGGTCTCCGGCTCCACGGCAACGAAGGACGGCCGCCTCGCCCTCAGTCACCACCAAGTGCCCTGTATGGCGAGTGATAACCGGATGCTCGCAAATGAACTCCTCCTCGGGGATAGTCCAGAAGTATTTCCCCAGGAGGTCCGACGGGGAGGCACAGGTCTCCAGATCGTCCTCCCTGGTGAGCCTCCGGAGCCACAGCAGCTCACAATTACAGTGTAAGGGGTTCCCTCCAAAACTAAGAACCAACGAGGAAAGTGGGGAGCCTTTAGACTTTGCGTACACAGGGATCCGGAGGAAGAGGGGATCCGGAGGGATCTTTTTCAGCTTGTTGGACGTCATGTCCAGACGGGCCAGCTTAAGGAGGTTGGTGAAAACCCCCTCGGGGACGTAGTCTATCAAGTTGTGGTCAAGGTTGAGGGAGTTGACGTTGTTGAGGCGCTGGATGGTGTCCCAGGGGACCTGGACCAGATTGTTGTAGGAGAGATCCAGGTCCTCCAAGGTGCCGACGAACTCGTCGAAAGCTCCGGGGGAGATGTCCTGGAGCTGGTTATTGCTGAGGATGAGGTGGCGCAGATTGGGCAGCCCCTTCAGCTGGTCCCCGCCGATGGAGAGGAGGCGATTGTTGTCCAGGTGTAAGGCGCGCAGGCCGCGCAGGTCGGCGAAGGCGGAGGGCAGGATCTGGCTGATGGTGTTGCGAGAGAGGGTGAGGTGCACCAGGCTGGTCATGTTGGTGAAGTCCTTGCGGCGGACGACGGTGATGAAATTATCGGTCAGGCGCAGCTCCACAGTGCGCCGGTCGATCACCGTGGGCACGAAGAGGAGGCCAGTCTTGGTGCAAAGGATGGCCAGGGAGGGCGACAGGTTCTGGCACATGCAGCGCTTGGGGCACAGCTGCGCCCGGGCCAAGCTGCAGAGCACCAGGACGGACAGCAGGAGGCGCTCCATGGTGTCGCCAGCGGGAGGCGCTGCAGAGACGCACCAAAGAAAAGAGAGACGTTGAGGAATCAGAGAGGAGCTTGGAGCCAAGATTAACATAGGAAAAGCAGCCGGTCAGGCAGAGAGGCCGCCCTGTGTTTGACAGCCTCTGGGAAAGCACTGAGACACAGGACGCAAGGGGCacagccctcccctcccagcaCTGGGCACtcggaggtacactgcctctgagcatggaggttctatttagctttCTCGGCCAAAAAGCCATGCGCCaacctctcctccctcccatgaCTGTGTCTAATCTCTTTTTTCAAAGCTATCCGAGCTGCAGGCCATCACAGAACATCTTGTCATATTGAATTTCGTAAGTTAATTACGTGTggaggaagaaatacttccttttgtctgtcctgaactcgCTGCCAATCAGCTTCGCTGAATGACCCCAGGGCCAGTATTATGAAAGTGGGGGGAGAACCTCCCCCCCCAAGCCATTCATCGTCTTATAAGCTTCCCTCCCGCTCTGTCTTCAGTCATCTGTTTTCTAAGCCACCCTTTTCTGAATCACAAATCGGGTTTTCAAGATTCAGCCTTGTTGACATTGCCTGTTCCTTCAGAATATTTTAGTGCTTTAACAATACCTTGCAAAGAACATGCAAATGCCATTGGGAAACTACGGGGAACAAACCACATGCATCCTTTCCCCTATTCTGTCTTTGTTATACCACCAAGCACACACTATGCTCTGTTAGCCAGgatggctaaatggagcctccatgttcggAGGCAgtgtgcctgcccccccccccttcattttttgTCAAACTTTTCCATGTGGGAAGAAACTAGGGAAAAACCAGGGTTGTTTTCCCCCCTGCAAATCAATATATTCCATGCTTAACTGGGAAGTGCCTTATGCATCTCTCTATGATAACTGTAACAGGGGATTAGACTTCACAAACAGAAACACAGATACCCCGACAGAACTTAAAATATATACCCCCATATTAGCAAAtccaaggttgccaactgcctggaggaaaaaaattgtCCCGTCATGTTAACAGGCTTATTTACCAGGGGATGTgattgccatttaaaaaaaaaaaagcttcaggacatttttctccaggcctgttggcaacccagcTGCTGACTGGCAGCAGAGCGGGGATGACCCAGCTTGTGGGCCCCAGGAGCTAACAGCTGGCGTCTGTGGGCTGCTGGGAGCCCCCTGCAGACAAACCTGCTGTCTGTCGCCGCCATGTGTCCCTAAACTCCACTCccgtcaagggggggggggggtttgtcccGGCATTTCCAACCATTCTCTCAAACAGGCCTTGATCTGTCCACGAACTGACCAAACCCCCCCTTTCTGTCTGAGGACTGACCAATCGCCAGCCACGCCGGAAACATCAAAAGCAGCGGTGCAGAACCGCTGCCAGCAAACATCAGAGGAGATGAATATTTCATGATCAAATACCAACGAACAAACACAAGGCGTAGAATCTGGTAAACATCAATTATCAGCTTAATTCATCTCAAATTACCAAATATCaaacattgatttttttaaaaaggaacacatCAAGCCCCAGTGGTCTCCCAACCACAAAGAAGTCCCGTCATGTGCAAGAGAAACATCCAGCCCCAGCCTTTTCTCTCTCCACAGGTTGGATTGCAAACTTTacactccttggggcagggaacTGAGCCTCTGAGGGCTCTCCCGTACCACACCAGGCACTCGTTCAAAGAATAACTGGTTTAGTAACTTCATTTTTATACCCAGCCTTCCTCCCCAACAGGGGCCCGacacagctgacatcattctcctcttcccccttttatcctcacaacaaccctgtgaggtaggttaggctgagagtgtccgactggcccagggtcacccagcgagcttctgtggCACAAGGAGGacttgagcctgggtctcccagcctTTCGcccgacactgtaaccactacaccacactctcaaTGACAATGCTGTGACAGGCAGGACAAGTCAGGTtttggaggagccccccccccaagcccctgcACATGGCTGGAGAGCAGGACAAAAATTGGATTGTTAAAATGGCCCTGGTGCAAACCGAGTGGGCCGAGGGGCAGCCCCAGTGCTGTGGAGCTTGAACCCAGCCAGTAGTGGACAggggcagaagaagcagaagaggagttggtttttatatgccaactttctctaccacttaaggaagaatcaagccagcttacaatcaccttcccctccccacaacagacaccctgtgaggtaggtggggctcagagagctgtgactggcccaaggtcacccagctggcttcatgtgtaggagtggggaaacaaagattcaccagactagcatccaccactcatgtggaagagtggggaaaccaacctggttctccagattagagtccaccgctccaaaccaccgttcttaaccactacagccagTCTAGCTCACCCAACTCCTCCTGACTCCTGCCATGGGGCAATGAGGATGCCCGCTCCCTTCACAGCTCTGGGGGCACTGCCCAGCTCACCTTTGGCCACCAGACCACCAGGAACTCTCCCGGCCGGTTGAAGGACCGGTCCACCCCTGCTGGTGAGCTGCGTTGAGCCGGGCGGGTCAGAAGTCATGCAGGCCTCTGTGCCAGGAGCCTTTCTGTCACTTGACAGATTAAAAAAAGGCCCTGCATGTAAGAGCCCCACGTCCACTCCAAGACTCTCTGCCCAAGCTCCTCTGTGACCAGGGCACGGGGTGGAAACCtctcatgaacacacacacaaggctgccttatactgaaccagaccctcagttcatcaagatcagtattgtctactcagactggcagcagctctccagggtctcaggctgagggtcttccccccttccttcattTTTGTCCACACaatgacctggggatcccctggaattacagctcatttccagactccacagatcagttcccctggagaaaatggatgcgttggagcgtggactctatggcactataccccactgaggtctctcacctccccaggctccgccctcaaatctacaagagtttcccaacctggatctggcaacgtTACCCCCCTACCCTCTGCCGGCGgtcatgggggacctggcaaccctatccacgggAGTAAAAAGTGGCGAAAATAGGGACCATAACAGGTAAATGGGGCAGCCGGTGTGGAGGTGAGTGGCACGGATCAGGCTCATTTTCTCCTTtgccgggggaaggggggggtcttGGCTTCATCTGCACGCTGCAATGTAATGCAACACCCCCACGAGACCGTTTCTTTTTATTCAGGCCGGCCATCCTTCCGCTATCTGTCTATATCTCTGTCAACTGAGGGCAACCCTTCCTTCATCGTACCCAGCAGGCTCCGGCTCTTAAAAGCTCCCGCCGTGATAAATGGGTTTGCTTTTCAGGTGCCACAATCCTCCCCTTGCTCCTCAGTTTATTCAATGCTTTCCAAGTAACGGAAGGCAAAGGAGGGCAGGACCCTGCCCCAAGGACCCTACAGTCACAATCTGGAGATGGACAGGTAAGAGAACAAACAGAACTCAGGTTTGGAGGCTTTTGAGGAAGGATCCGGCTCTCCCTGCCTACGCGCGATGCCCAAGAGTGACGGGCACGCTCACCCACTCACTTGCCCGCCCgctgcctccctccctggccaaggctgaCTCACAAACTCCCTCTTCTGTGCCTCCTCCCTGCCTGAGCCCAGCACCCCTTTGCTTTCCTGAGCATCTCCGTCACCACCGACAGCGCGAAACCACCCAGAAGAAAAGCAACCACGGGAGCACTCGAGGTCTTGGAACAAAACAACCCAGCGCAAATCCAATTGTGCTCCAAGGCCAGCGCCGCTTGCAAACAACCCAGAAAAGACAGGCGGGAGCAGACAATCATGTTGTTCTGCGTGGGGCCTGACCTACGGGGAGACGCCGGTGGGGCTGCAGGCATCAAACAAAGCTTTAAAGCCCGTGCCGAGAACACCAAGATCCCCTAGCCAGGCGGCTGTAAGGCAGGACAAGTCTCTGCatttccctgcctccttcccatCATCTTCTCTGCCTtgctaaggggaggggagggggtaccTCCCTTCCTCCCACCCTCTGGCCATCGTCCCACCCACACCCTGCCAACTGCGGAGATATCACCGGCCCTCACAGTGTCAGGCTTCCTTCTGCAACCATAAGAACTAGAAGCttggtttgtttaaaaagaaaaagtgggaaaGGAAATGGAGAACTCGGGATACTGGATTTTGCAaccaggagcaaaaaaaaaaaaaaaaactgctgggAGAGGGATGCAGAAGagctttaaatatttaaataaataaaatgtgcttAAAGTAACCCTTGGGATCTCAGCCAGGGTTTGTAAGTGCATCCAGAGAAGCCGTCCTTTCCCCCACTGAATGGCTGTGGCTGACCTGTGCACATCTGGGCGTAGAGCATGGGCGTTTGAGGTTTGGTTGTAAGGGGGCGTAGTGGTCTAAGCCTCAGGGCCTTTCTTGGTGgcatgggcagatgggggggggggcgtggcagGGCAGGCCTTGCTCCTGGACAGTTTCAGCAACGTCCTGACAAACATCTCCCCACTCAGTGTGATGCCACTCCAGCCCAGTGTGACATGCGCAGGCCGGAGCACCAGCCAAAGATGGAGGCGCACGGGGAGCCCAGGCGGAGGGGCCACAGAGTTGCCAGGAAGACTCCCtgctgtctgtctctttctctctctctcatcaccCCATTTAGAAGCAATACTTAAGCCTTAGCTTTCAATGCGCCAACccacatgactagggttgccaatctccaggtggttattaatcaaacactggctacaagtacaaaataggagagtaggaaatcaaaagtctgcacttgtataaagctcaataaagcacatacaaagcactttgcaagcagttatattgtgaggtggagcctcaccaaagcaatatcccaaggatataaatacagagcaagaacttgttataatgcgataaatttacatcaggtaagtgtatatacacaacaaaatcaggtgcacaaaaattgacaatccagaatggtaatgtccaaatgaagcatggaacagatttcaaacgcaatgggcttccggtaaaatccccatttcagagctccacctcacaatataactgcttgcaaagtgctttgtatgtgctttattgagctttatacaagtgcagacttttgatttcctaatctccaggtggtggctggagatctcctgctattacaactgatctccaggtcatagagatcggttcctttggagaaaatggctgctttggccattggaccctatggcattaagtccctcccctctccaaactccgccctcctcaggctccacccccccaaatctcctggtaattcccaactcagagctggaaaccctacacatGATCTTGTTACAGTCCTTgcgacagccctgtgaggtaggccggcCCGATTAGCACCCTACTGCTGAGTGGAAGCTGGGCTGAAAGAGAACGGACTGCCCCCGAGGCAGCCTGGCGAGTTTGTGGTAGAGGCAAGATCTGAACTGGGGACCAGCCAGGCCACAGCTCCTTCTCAGAAGGGCAgctgcctccccaccccgggATTCTCGGCACCCTCTGGGGCCggatttcccttccctttcctctcccttcaTTTAACTGAGCTCAACATTCTCTGCTCCTGCCACATGCTCAGTCCTTCTCCAGCCATCTCTTTAGGGTTTTTGTTTTCTCCCCTTGGGAAAATATTTTGTGGAAATGTAACTGAAGCTCCCAAGTTTTGTCAGTTACCTgcaagacaaacaaacaaacacatagtggtttttttttttatctggaTCAGGGCCACCGTGAGATGGGGGTGGAAATCCACTCTTCACATTGTTTCCCCATTAGAAAATGCCCACCAGGGGCTTTAAACTCCATTGTTAAAAGGAAAaaggcaggcaaaatgtgggTCTTTCCTCCTGTACTAGGACTTAAATCAGTGGAGGGGGCGTGGATTCTCTGATTAGAGaaatggaattgggggggggattaggcCCCCTTTCCCCAGAACTCTGGTCacagggtttggaaatacctggagattcaagggtggagcctgggagagtgggatttagggaggggaaggacctaacgctatgcagtccaccttccagagcagccattttctccaagagaagtgGAATCAATGTTAAATGAAAAAGTAATAGACAAGTGATGACTGTcaaccagagatcagttgtaattccaggagatttccaggccccacctggaggatggcaaccataaCTCTGGACCCAATCCCCCAACAGCTGCTTTTGGCAGCTACCCAGCATAACGGGGGCCCTGATCACAGCGGCTCAATGCAATGGTGCGGTGCCAGCATAGCCAGGACAGATAAGCAGAGGACCCCCGAGGAGTCACGAGAGTGGGGGTCCTCGAA
It contains:
- the LOC130475582 gene encoding leucine-rich repeat and fibronectin type III domain-containing protein 1-like protein, producing the protein MERLLLSVLVLCSLARAQLCPKRCMCQNLSPSLAILCTKTGLLFVPTVIDRRTVELRLTDNFITVVRRKDFTNMTSLVHLTLSRNTISQILPSAFADLRGLRALHLDNNRLLSIGGDQLKGLPNLRHLILSNNQLQDISPGAFDEFVGTLEDLDLSYNNLVQVPWDTIQRLNNVNSLNLDHNLIDYVPEGVFTNLLKLARLDMTSNKLKKIPPDPLFLRIPVYAKSKGSPLSSLVLSFGGNPLHCNCELLWLRRLTREDDLETCASPSDLLGKYFWTIPEEEFICEHPVITRHTGHLVVTEGEAAVLRCRGAGDPEPSIHWVSPEGKVVANTSRTIFYDNGTLEILIATIQDTGVFTCIASNAAGDATTSIELFVNPLPHLSNGSAPKVPAAAGPSDILTSAKALLPSSANETGASQDKGVVASEVSSSSVLIRWYPQWHVPGIRMYQIQYNSSSDDTLVYRMIPSSSKAFLVKDLASGRDYNLCILAVYNDGVTSLTATRSLGCVQFSTPQDAPQCQSLHTQFLGGTMIIIIGGIIVASVLVFIIILMIRYKVYSGQDEHKKAKVSNVYSQTNGSQPPAATPLPCSVSRPEEWGADPSAAGRVRRDCSVLTLGKDGEKGPRGHSSDAEEAPSPHKRRWSRTNVDLHNSSSGPEACRAEEQDSQLMPPAGERKNGSEWTDVKI